One stretch of Clavibacter michiganensis DNA includes these proteins:
- a CDS encoding spermidine synthase yields MPEHPSTVLSLSGHRAVIEPDRFVPGAYQLVVDGTPQSHVNMDDPGELFFEYVQRMGHVIDLLGDPGQPVTALHLGAGALTIPRYVEATRPGSRQQVIELEQDLVELVREHLPWSRKASIRLRYGDAREVMGRLPQGLRGSVDLVVVDVFSGARTPAHITSRDFYAEAAAFLAPGGIMTVNVADGHGLRFARGQAATIQDVLPHVAALAETQVLKGRRFGNVVFAASATPLPFDFVPRLLAGGPHPAKVVEGRELADFIAGASVVTDATAVPSPSPARSIFQTKP; encoded by the coding sequence ATGCCCGAGCACCCGTCGACCGTCCTGTCCCTGAGCGGGCACCGGGCCGTCATCGAGCCCGACCGGTTCGTGCCGGGGGCGTACCAGCTCGTGGTCGACGGGACGCCGCAGTCCCACGTCAACATGGACGACCCGGGCGAGCTGTTCTTCGAGTACGTGCAGCGCATGGGACACGTCATCGACCTCCTCGGCGACCCGGGCCAGCCCGTCACCGCGCTGCACCTGGGCGCCGGCGCGCTCACCATCCCGCGGTACGTCGAGGCGACCCGTCCCGGATCCCGCCAGCAGGTCATCGAGCTCGAGCAGGACCTCGTGGAGCTCGTGCGCGAGCACCTGCCCTGGTCGCGGAAGGCCTCCATCCGGCTGCGGTACGGGGACGCCCGCGAGGTCATGGGGCGCCTGCCGCAGGGGCTCCGCGGATCCGTGGACCTCGTCGTGGTGGACGTCTTCAGCGGCGCGCGCACGCCCGCCCACATCACCAGCCGCGACTTCTACGCGGAGGCCGCGGCGTTCCTCGCGCCCGGCGGGATCATGACGGTCAACGTCGCCGACGGCCACGGGCTGCGGTTCGCGCGCGGCCAGGCCGCGACCATCCAGGACGTGCTGCCGCACGTGGCCGCGCTCGCCGAGACGCAGGTGCTGAAGGGCCGGCGGTTCGGCAACGTCGTGTTCGCCGCGTCCGCGACACCCCTGCCGTTCGACTTCGTGCCGCGTCTCCTCGCGGGCGGCCCGCATCCCGCCAAGGTCGTCGAGGGGCGCGAGCTCGCCGACTTCATCGCGGGCGCCTCCGTGGTCACCGACGCGACCGCCGTCCCGTCCCCCTCCCCCGCCCGCAGCATCTTCCAGACGAAGCCCTGA